AGGAAACCACCGGCGATGTGGTGGACCTCGACCATCTGGCGGTGGACGACGCGAAGACGTATCAGCTGTTTGCCAACGGCCAGACACACGGCGTGTTCCAGTTTGAAAGCTCGGGCATGCGCGAGACGCTGCGGAAAGCGAAGCCGCAGTGCCTGGAAGACCTGATCGCCCTCAACGCGTTGTACCGGCCCGGACCGTTGCGTGGCGGCGTTGTTGACGACTACATCAACCGGAAACATGGCCGCGTCGAGATCAAGTACGAACTGGCGCAGATGGAGCCGGTCCTCAAAGAGACCTACGGCGTCATCGCGTATCAGGAGCAGGTCATGCGGCTGGCCAGCGACCTGGCCGGCTTCACCCTGGGGCAGGCGGACGAACTGCGCCGCGCCATGGGTAAAAAAGACGAAAAGAAGATGGAGGCCACCCGCCTTCGATTCATGTCCGGGTGCGCCGAGCGTGGCATCTCCGAGAAGAAGGCCACGAAGATCTTCCAGTTCATTGAATTCTTCGCCGGGTACGGTTTCAACAAGTCGCACTCCACGGCCTACGCATTGCTGGCCTACCAGACGGGGTACCTCAAGGCGAACTACCCCCAGCACTTCATGGCGGCCCTGCTGACCATTGAGTCGCAGACCTCAGAGAAAGTCGCGCTGTACCTCGCGGAGTGTCGCGAATTGGGTGTGGCGGTGCGGCCGCCCGACATCAACGCCAGCGCGCTCCACTTCACGGTGCAGAAGACGGATGGCCAGCCCGACGGCGTCAGGTTCGGACTCGGGGCGGTCAAGGGCGCCGGCGAAGGGGCGATCGTGTCGCTGATGGCCGCACGCGAAGCCCTGGGCGGCACGATCACATCGATGTTCTCGCTCGCCGAACACCTGGACCTCCGATTGGTGAACAAGAAGGTCATTGAGAGCCTGATCAAGGCGGGTGCGTGCGACAGCCTGGCGCCCGGTGGGCGTGAGCAGTACCTCCAATGGCGGCCGCGCATGCTGGCCGGCATTGACCGCATCCTGGACCACGGCAACCGCCACCAGAAGGATCGCGATCAGGGCCAGTCACAGTTGTTCGGCAATGACGAGGACAGTGCCGTGCCGCAAAGCGATGCGGCGGTGCTGCCCGAGGCGGCGCCCTGGACCGAGACACAAGCGCTGACCTTCGAAAAGGAAGCCCTCGGTCTCTATATCAGTGGGCACCCCCTACAGCGCTACGCGGAGGTCATTGCGGCCGTCGGCGCGCGCACCGTGTCGGCCTTGTTCCAGTCCGAGCCGGATTGCCAGGTGGCCGGCGTGGTCACCGGTGTCCGCCGGCTCAAAACGAAGCGGGGCGACCCGATGGCGGCCTTTAACCTCGAAGACGAGGGCGGCAAGTTCGAGGTGGTGGTCTTCCCCGAGGCCTACGCGAAATTCGGCCGCCTCGTGGCGGATGATGCCATGCTGATTGTGCGGGGCAAGTTCGAGCGCGACGATGAGACGGGCAAGATGGTGGCCGCCGAATTGAGCACCCTTGAGGCCGCCCGGGAACGGGTGGTGCGCGAGGTCCAGATCACGGTGGCCGGGCGCGGCGGTTCGCGGGACGTGCTGCGAACGCTGGCCCAGGTCTTTGAACGGCACCCGGGCGACCGGCGCGTGTCGTTTGTGGTCGAAGTGCCGGGACGCGGCGGTGGCCTGCGCGTGCGTGCCGGGACGTCGCACCGCATTCGCCCCAGCGAAGGATTTGTGCGCGACGTCGAGTTGGTCTGTGGCGCCGGCGCAGTGTGTTTGAAGTGAGGAGTCAATGACGGTAGACGCCCTGGAATTTGAAGAGCCTGTGGCCATCCTGCAAAAGGAGATTCAGGCCATGCGCCTGATGCCGCCAACCCCCGAACGGCTGGCCTCCATCGCGCGCCTGGACGCGCGGGTGCGGGAACTTCGCGCCGAAATTTTCTCTCACCTCACGCCCTGGCAGCGTGTGCTCGTCGCCCGCCATGCAGACCGGCCCGTCATGCTGGACTACGTCGGCCGCCTGTTTACCGGTTTCACTGAACTGCATGGTGATCGCCGCTTTGGCGACGACAAGGCCATCGTCACCGGCATGGCGCACTTCCACGGCCAACCGGTCTTCATCGTTGGCCACCAGAAGGGCAGCGACACCAAACAGAAGATCTACAGGAATTTCGGGTACGCGAAGCCGGAAGGGTACCGGAAGGCGCTCCGCGTGATGCGTCTGGCGGAGAAGTTCAAGCAGCCGGTCATCGTGTTTGTTGATACGCCGGCGGCGTTCCCGGGTGTGGAGTCCGAAGAGCGCGGTGTCGCTGAAGCGATTGCCCTCAATCTGCGCGAGATGGCGCTGCTCGATACCCCGATCATTGTCGTGGTGTCTGGCGAGGGCGGGTCAGGAGGCGCGCTGGGAATTGCCATCGGCGACCGCATCCTGATGCAGGAGTTCGCGGTGTTCAGCGTCATCCCGCCCGAAGGTTGTGCGGCGATCCTGTGGCGCGATGCCGCGAGAAAAGTGGAGGCGGCCGAAGCGCTCAAGATCACGGCGCCCGACCTGCTGGCCATGCAGGTCATCGATGAGATTGTTCCAGAGCCGCTTGGTGGCGCGCATCAGGACCATGCCGCAGCCACCGCGCTCCTGGATGAGGCCATCGCCCGGCACCTGGCCGAGGTGTCGGCCATGAGCGGTCCCGACCGTCTTGAGGCCCGCTACCAGAAGTTCCGCTCGATCGGACGCCTCGATCACGCGTTTACCGACGAGAGCGCCGGCGCGGCGGCCACGCCCGCTGAGTGATGGCCCGGAAGATCTGGGACGAGGTACCGTCGGATGCCGACGGCGCCTCACGATTGGCCGCGGCCCTCGGCCTGCCGCCGGTGCTCGCGCGGTTGCTGCACCAGCGTGGCCTGACCGATCCGGACGAAGCACAGCGCTTTCTCGACCCGAGCCTGGCGCACCTGCATGACCCGTTCTTGCTGACCGACATGCGGCCGGCTGTGGCCCGATTGCACCAGGCGATCGAGCGCCGCGAGCGCGTGATGATTCATGGCGACTACGACGCGGATGGCATTACGTCCACCGCGATGCTTCAGCGCGCGCTCGAAATGCTCGGCGCAGACGTGGGTCATTTCGTACCCGATCGCATGAAGGACGGGTATGGATTGCAGCCGAAAACGATCGAACATCTGGCTTCGCTGGGGGCCAGGCTGATTGTGTCGGTCGATTGCGGCATTCGCGCGAGCGAGGCCGCACGGCGTGCGCGCGACCTCGGCGTGGATCTGATCATCACGGATCACCACGAACCTGAGGCAGAACTGCCGCAGGCCGTCGCCGTCATCAACCCGAAGCGGCCCGACTGCGCCTATCCCGAAAAGTTTCTGGCCGGAGCCGGCGTGGCGCTGAAGTTGGTGCAGGCCTTGCTACAGGACCACGCGGCGGGCGCTGGCGCGCTGTCGTCGTTCATCAAGATGGCGGCGATCGGCACGATGGCTGACGTGGTGCCGCTGGTGGGCGAGAACCGGGTGATCGCAAAGTTCGGGCTCGACGCACTTTCGCGCGGGCCGCATGGCACGGGACTGGAGGCGTTGTTGGAGGAGAGCGGGCTGTCGGGCAAGCGACTCGACAGTTTTCACGTCGGCTTCGTGCTCGCGCCCCGGTTGAACGCCGCCGGGCGAATGGGGCACGCCGGCCGCGCGGTGGACCTCCTCTTGTCCAGAGGGCGAGACGCGGAGTCGAGAGTGGCGGCTCGCGCGCTCGCGAAGGAACTGACCGACGAGAATACCCGCCGGCAGGAGAGCGAGGCCGGGATGCTCGTGGAAGCCAGGCGCATGGTGGAGAAGGACCCGGAGATCGGCGGTCACAACATGCTCGTGGTGGCGTCCGAGGGGTGGCATCGGGGTGTGGTGGGGATCGTCGCATCCAAGTTGGTGGACTCGTTCTGCAAGCCGGCCATCGTGCTGGCCATCGAGAACGGCGTGGCTCACGGCTCGTGTCGCAGCATTCCCGCGTTCGACATGCTCGCCGCGCTCGAGGCCAACCCTGACGTGTTCATGAAATTCGGGGGCCACAAGCAGGCCGCAGGCGTGACGGTTGACGTTGGGCGGCTGCCCGAGATGCGACGCCGGTTGACTGAGTACGCCAACCTCAACCTCGAGCCGGCCGACCTCATTCCTCGCCTGCGGATTGACGCGCCCCTGGGACTCCGTGACATCACCGGGGATGTGGTCCAGGCGCTATCGCGCCTCGAGCCGTTTGGCTCGGCCAATCCCAAGCCGATCTTCAGGGCGTCGCCCGTGGAACTGGCGCAGCCGCCGCGCGTCATGAAGGAGCGGCACCTCTCGCTGATGTTCCGCCAGGACGGGCGCTCCTTCAGGGGTGTGGCGTGGCGGGCGGCCGAGCGGGAGGCCTACCTGTCGGCAAACCGATTTGGGCTGGAACTGGCGTACTCTCTCGATCAGAATGACTTTCGAGGCGAGCGGGTCACGGAGTTGACGGTGGCTGATGTACGGGCGCCGGAAGGGGAGACAGCGGCGTGAAGTGGCAGAAGGTCGCGCGGGTGGTGGTCGCCCTCATTGGCGTGGGCTGCGCGGTGGCCGTGTACGTCGTGCTGCGCAAGAAACCCGTCGCGCCGCCGCCCGCGATCGCGACTCCAACGATGCTGGACGCGACGGTGACGGCGACCGCGGCCGAAGGCACCACGAAGGTGGTTGATTCCGCAACCGGCCTCGTGAGTTATTCCATCGACTACAAGAGGATGCTCGGATCATGGCCGACGGCCGCAAGGTATTTGAGGAAGTCAGGTTCACATGACCTTTGGGCACAACGGCGTCCCATACACGGTGAATGCGGGTGTGGCCGAGTTGGCGGGCAAGTCGGGACCGACGGGGGACCAACCCTCAACCGTCGTGTTTCGCCGCAAGGTTCGGATGACGGGCGAAAACGGGTTCGAAGTGTCTGGCGATGAGGCGACCTACCTCAATGAGGAAAAACGGACGAACTTTCCTGGCCCGGTGTCATTCAAACGTGACCGGATGACGGGCGAGGGGGTGGGCGGCGACCTGTACATGGACCGCTCGGTGTTCTGGATGTACGACCAGTCGCGCCTCACCATTGCCCCGGAGGGCAGTGGGCCGTCGGTGGTGGTCACGGCAAAACGCATCGGTCTCGCGGAGGCGGATCGGTACATCCGCGCCGAAGAAGGCACACAGCTCACCCGTGACAACCAGCATTTCAGCGCGGATGCGATGGTGGTGCGATTTGGTGAGAACACGCAGAGCGTGAATCGCATCGAACTGGAGGGCAAGTCTGTGGTCAGGCAGACCGGCACGGGCGACCGGCCCGACATGCGTGGTGACCGGATTTTCATGGACTTCGCGCCCGAGACAAGTTTGCTGGCCCACGCACAAATCGGCGGCAGCGCCGTGCTGACGATGCGGGAGAACAACAGCACGACACGTGTGAGCGGCAGTGATATCGAGTTTTATGTCGGAGCGGACGGGGAAGTGCTGACCCGGCTCTCGACGACAGCGCCCACAGAGGTGCTGCTGCCGCGCGACGGTGAGACGCCGGCCCGCACGATTCAATCCGCCGAGTTGCTGGCAGAGGGGCCTGATCCCAAAGGCCTGGACCGGGCCGTGTTTTCCGGCGGGGTGCAGTACCGCGAGACGTTGCCTGCGTCGCGAGGCCAGGCCGCCGCCATTCGCGTCGCGAGTTCGAACTCGCTGGTGCTTGGTCTCGAAGGTGCGCTGAACCAGGTCACCGTGGCGGACTTCCGGCAGAACTTCTGCTTCGTCGGTCCCATTGCACCAACGCCCCCCGGCTCGGTCGTCCAGTGTTCGGCCGCGAAGATGCCTGCGTTCGCGGGAACGCGGGACACGTCGGTGGTGGCGGCGGGCGACCAGGGGTTGTATAACGCCAAGGCTGAGACCCTGAAACTGCGACCCGGTGTCCAGAAGTCACAGTCGAAAGTGGTGAACCAGCAAACCGATGTCACGGCGGTTGAGATCAATTTGGATATCAGGCAGGACGCATTCACTGCGCACGGCGGAGTGAAGTCGACGATCATGCCGCGGCCGACCGCGGCGAAAGGTGCCAAAACAGCTGGACTGTTCGATAGGGGAAGACCGATTTCAGGAGTTGCGAGTGAGCTGGCCTACTCCGAAGTCACGGGCATCGCGGAGTACATCGGAGACGTGGTGCTGGTGCAGAGGGGTGAGGGGAACGCGGCGGCCAACGTCATCCGCGGGGACCAGGTTCGGCTCGACGAACGGAAACACGACATTGAAGCCAATGGCAACGCGCGGGCGGAATTGCTGATCGAGCAGGCCCCCGGGGCGCGCGACGCGAAGGTGCCGGGCCGCACGGTACTCACGGGCGATCGGATGACGTTTGTTGACGCCACCAGGCAGGTGGTGTTCTCGGGCGACGCCACCATGGACACGATCGAGGCAGGCGTGGCGCAACGACTCACGGCGGAGCGCATCACACTCGACATGATGGCCGAGCGCCGCGCGCTCAAGAATCTGGAAGCCGTGGCCGCAGACAAAGGCGAAGTGCGCGCGACCCTGCCCGAGGGCCGAGTCACGATCGGCACGCGGTTGACATACGATGCTGAGACCGATCGGTATGTGGTCACCGGAGCGCAGGCGCTATTCGTGTCACGCTCCGCCACGAAGGGGCCCGGCATTTGCGAGGTTGGAACCGGGACGGAATTGTCCTTCCTGCGCACGGAAGGATACTCGAACGTGAAAAACAAGGGAGGCTCGTTGGGCACGGCACGGGAGCGGAAATGCGCTGAGGTCATCAAATAGATGGCGACCCTGCGAAGTGAAGGCCTGACCAAGGCCTACGGCGGACGCACGGTCGTCAAGGGCGTGGACATCTCGGTCTCGTCCGGCGAAATCGTCGGCTTGTTGGGCCCCAACGGCGCAGGTAAGACCACCACATTCGGCATGGTGGTCGGCTTGACGGCGCCCGATAGTGGACGCGTGCTCCTTGATGATGCCGACGTGACCGGCGATGCGATGTATGTCCGGTCGCGCAAAGGCATCGGCTATCTTCCGCAGGAAGCCTCCATCTTCCGTGGCCTGACGGTGGAGCAGAACATTCTGGCGATCCTCGAAACGCTGCCGTTGTCGGCCGCTGAACGGCGCACGCGCCTCAAGACGCTGTTGGGAGAACTGGGTCTGACAGCCCTGGCGAGGTCCAAGGCGTATACGCTGTCTGGAGGCGAACGCCGCAGGACTGAGATCACCCGCGCGCTCGTGAATTCTCCGAAGTTCATCCTGCTCGACGAACCATTCGCGGGCATTGACCCGATCGCGGTCAGCGATATCCAGCAGATCGTGGTGCACCTCAAGACCCGGGGCATCGGCGTGCTGGTGACCGACCACAATGTGAGGGAGACCCTGAAGATTACCGACCGCGCCTACATCGTTCACGATGGTGCGATCTTCCGCAGCGGAACGCCGCAGGCGCTGGCCGATGATGACGATGTGAAGCGGATTTACCTCGGGACCGATTTCCGCCTGGACTAAGATGGGATCGACAGCAGTATTTCGTCCCTGATGGCCCTTTCACAAAAACTCTCCGCGCGGCTCTCCCAGAAGCTGATTCTGACGCCATCGCTCCAGCAGGCGATCAAGCTGCTGCCGATGACGACGATCGAGCTCGCGGAGTTGCTGAACCAGGAGATGATCGAGAACCCGCTCCTCGAGGAATCGGCCGAAGATGTTCCCACGCCGGAAGTGGCCGCCGAAGCCGAGCCTGTTCCCGATAAGACCGATGAAAAAGGCGACACCTGGGATGATGCCGACTACGAGTATTTTTTCGGCGACTACCTGAACGACGGTTATCGGCCCAAGCAGGCGTATGAAGTACGCGAATTGCCGCCGATTGAAAATACGCTGGCCAATCGGGGCTCGCTGGCCGATCACCTGAAGTGGCAACTGAGCCTGCAGACCGCCGACCCATTGATTCGCGACATTGGCGAAGCCATCATCGGCAACATCGATGACGATGGCATGTTGGTGGCGTCGATCGGCGAAATCGCCGGCCTCGGCCCCTGGCCTGTGGCCATCGTCGAAAAGGCACTGGAGCACATCCAGTCGTTCGACCCGATCGGCGTCGGCGCACGGGACCTGCAGGAGTGCCTGTTGCTGCAGTTGCGCGGCGCGGGTCTGGCGGGCACGCCGGTAGAGACGCTCGTGCGGGATCATCTGCCGCTGCTGCAGAATCACCGCGTGCCTGAACTCGCCAAGGCGCTGGGGTTGCCGCCAGAGGAAATCAAGGCGTACCTCGAAGTGGTGCGCCATCTGGATCCGAAACCCGGCGCGCGCTACACGCCGGCAGACTCCCAGTACGTCATCCCGGATATCTACATCATCAAGACGGAAGACGGCTATCGCGCGGTGCTCAATGAAGAGGGCCTGCCGCAGTTGCGCATCAGTCCCGTGTATCGACGGTTGCTCGACAAGGGCGGCGAAGCATCCGACGAAACGCGGGCATACGTCAAAGACAAATTCCGATCCGCCCTGTGGCTGTTGAAGTCGGTGGATCAGCGCCAGAAAACGATTGTGAAGGTGGCGACCAGCATCATCACGTTCCAGGGCGAGTTTCTCGACAAGGGCATCGAGTATCTGCGGCCGCTGGTGTTGCGGGATGTAGCGAACGATATCGGGATGCACGAATCCACGGTCTCGCGTGTGGTGAACAACAAGTACATGCACACGCCGCAGGGCGTGTACGAGATGAAGTACTTCTTCCACAGCGGCATCAGCAGTTCGTACGGCGAAAACGTGTCGTCGGTGACCATCAAACAGCGGATCAAGAAGATCATCGAAGGGGAAGATCCGAAGCGGCCGATGAGCGACTCGAAGATCATGAATGTGCTGCAGCGCGAAGGCCTGGTGCTGGCACGCCGCACGATTGCGAAATACCGCGAGGAGTTGCGGATTCCCACCTCCAATCAGCGCAAGGTGTTCTTCTGATGTCAGTGCCGGTGGCGTCCCTGATTGGGGCCCGCGGAGCCGACGCCGGTCTCGATTTTGATCTTCTGGCGGGCGCCGCTGGCCTCGAGCGGGCGATCACGCTGCCGTATGCACAGAAAACAGGCTTGGCCCTGGCTGGATTCGACGAATACCTCCGGCCGGGCCGGGTGCTGGTGTTTGGCGAGAGTGAGGTCCGCTATCTCGAGCGCATGGCGGCCGACGACCGGCGCCAGGCGCTGACACGCCTCTTCACCCGGGATTTTCCGTGCGTGGTACTGACGCTGGG
This Acidobacteriota bacterium DNA region includes the following protein-coding sequences:
- the dnaE gene encoding DNA polymerase III subunit alpha — translated: MAEFVHLHLHTEFSLLDGACRIGEMLDRAVELKMPAVAVTEHGNMFSAVSFFDEANKRGIKPILGCEVYIAPGDRRDRSGTPGETANHLVLLSETTEGFHNLMKLVSSGYTEGFYYKPRIDHALLAQHAKGLIGLSSCLKGEVATGIRTDQARKAMDAAARYRDILGPDNFFLEMQYQGIEEQRIVNTGLLPIARELGLPLVATNDVHYLKNTDQHPHDILLCIGTGKNVSDEKRLKYHGDQFFLKTPEEMAVVFGDHPDALANTLRIAERCSVDIPKNVNHLPDFDVPPGFTAGSYFEHVAREGFQERMVRWREMEARGELRRTFAEYEARLQYELDMIRQMKYDGYFLIVWDFIRHARERGIPVGPGRGSAAGSLVAYCMRITDIDPLHFDLYFERFLNPERITLPDIDIDFCERRRAEVIQYVTQKYGRENVAQIITFGTMKARAVVRDVGRVMEFPISEVDRVAKLIPGTLDMSLDKAIEEVPALADLERKDERVRELLKVARRLEGMTRHASVHAAGVVIAPRQVVEFAPLYRSQKDEITTQWAMKDIERVGLLKMDFLGLSTLTLLDDAVKHIKETTGDVVDLDHLAVDDAKTYQLFANGQTHGVFQFESSGMRETLRKAKPQCLEDLIALNALYRPGPLRGGVVDDYINRKHGRVEIKYELAQMEPVLKETYGVIAYQEQVMRLASDLAGFTLGQADELRRAMGKKDEKKMEATRLRFMSGCAERGISEKKATKIFQFIEFFAGYGFNKSHSTAYALLAYQTGYLKANYPQHFMAALLTIESQTSEKVALYLAECRELGVAVRPPDINASALHFTVQKTDGQPDGVRFGLGAVKGAGEGAIVSLMAAREALGGTITSMFSLAEHLDLRLVNKKVIESLIKAGACDSLAPGGREQYLQWRPRMLAGIDRILDHGNRHQKDRDQGQSQLFGNDEDSAVPQSDAAVLPEAAPWTETQALTFEKEALGLYISGHPLQRYAEVIAAVGARTVSALFQSEPDCQVAGVVTGVRRLKTKRGDPMAAFNLEDEGGKFEVVVFPEAYAKFGRLVADDAMLIVRGKFERDDETGKMVAAELSTLEAARERVVREVQITVAGRGGSRDVLRTLAQVFERHPGDRRVSFVVEVPGRGGGLRVRAGTSHRIRPSEGFVRDVELVCGAGAVCLK
- a CDS encoding acetyl-CoA carboxylase carboxyltransferase subunit alpha — its product is MTVDALEFEEPVAILQKEIQAMRLMPPTPERLASIARLDARVRELRAEIFSHLTPWQRVLVARHADRPVMLDYVGRLFTGFTELHGDRRFGDDKAIVTGMAHFHGQPVFIVGHQKGSDTKQKIYRNFGYAKPEGYRKALRVMRLAEKFKQPVIVFVDTPAAFPGVESEERGVAEAIALNLREMALLDTPIIVVVSGEGGSGGALGIAIGDRILMQEFAVFSVIPPEGCAAILWRDAARKVEAAEALKITAPDLLAMQVIDEIVPEPLGGAHQDHAAATALLDEAIARHLAEVSAMSGPDRLEARYQKFRSIGRLDHAFTDESAGAAATPAE
- the recJ gene encoding single-stranded-DNA-specific exonuclease RecJ — encoded protein: MARKIWDEVPSDADGASRLAAALGLPPVLARLLHQRGLTDPDEAQRFLDPSLAHLHDPFLLTDMRPAVARLHQAIERRERVMIHGDYDADGITSTAMLQRALEMLGADVGHFVPDRMKDGYGLQPKTIEHLASLGARLIVSVDCGIRASEAARRARDLGVDLIITDHHEPEAELPQAVAVINPKRPDCAYPEKFLAGAGVALKLVQALLQDHAAGAGALSSFIKMAAIGTMADVVPLVGENRVIAKFGLDALSRGPHGTGLEALLEESGLSGKRLDSFHVGFVLAPRLNAAGRMGHAGRAVDLLLSRGRDAESRVAARALAKELTDENTRRQESEAGMLVEARRMVEKDPEIGGHNMLVVASEGWHRGVVGIVASKLVDSFCKPAIVLAIENGVAHGSCRSIPAFDMLAALEANPDVFMKFGGHKQAAGVTVDVGRLPEMRRRLTEYANLNLEPADLIPRLRIDAPLGLRDITGDVVQALSRLEPFGSANPKPIFRASPVELAQPPRVMKERHLSLMFRQDGRSFRGVAWRAAEREAYLSANRFGLELAYSLDQNDFRGERVTELTVADVRAPEGETAA
- the lptB gene encoding LPS export ABC transporter ATP-binding protein — encoded protein: MATLRSEGLTKAYGGRTVVKGVDISVSSGEIVGLLGPNGAGKTTTFGMVVGLTAPDSGRVLLDDADVTGDAMYVRSRKGIGYLPQEASIFRGLTVEQNILAILETLPLSAAERRTRLKTLLGELGLTALARSKAYTLSGGERRRTEITRALVNSPKFILLDEPFAGIDPIAVSDIQQIVVHLKTRGIGVLVTDHNVRETLKITDRAYIVHDGAIFRSGTPQALADDDDVKRIYLGTDFRLD
- the rpoN gene encoding RNA polymerase factor sigma-54; the protein is MALSQKLSARLSQKLILTPSLQQAIKLLPMTTIELAELLNQEMIENPLLEESAEDVPTPEVAAEAEPVPDKTDEKGDTWDDADYEYFFGDYLNDGYRPKQAYEVRELPPIENTLANRGSLADHLKWQLSLQTADPLIRDIGEAIIGNIDDDGMLVASIGEIAGLGPWPVAIVEKALEHIQSFDPIGVGARDLQECLLLQLRGAGLAGTPVETLVRDHLPLLQNHRVPELAKALGLPPEEIKAYLEVVRHLDPKPGARYTPADSQYVIPDIYIIKTEDGYRAVLNEEGLPQLRISPVYRRLLDKGGEASDETRAYVKDKFRSALWLLKSVDQRQKTIVKVATSIITFQGEFLDKGIEYLRPLVLRDVANDIGMHESTVSRVVNNKYMHTPQGVYEMKYFFHSGISSSYGENVSSVTIKQRIKKIIEGEDPKRPMSDSKIMNVLQREGLVLARRTIAKYREELRIPTSNQRKVFF